The genomic segment gggggaaggaggaggaggaggaggagggggataagcGCTGCAaggtggagaagaagggagggagacgaTGCGCCGTGTGCAGCGACACTGCCAGTGGGAATTTCTTCGGTGCCACCGTCTGCCTGCCTtgcaaagtgagtgtgtgtgtgtggggggggggggggggggggggtggtggtggtgaatgtgttgtgcacaagtgtgtgtgattgtgtgtgtgtgtgtgtgtgtgtgtgtgtgtgcgcgcgcgcgcgtgtgtgtgtgtttgtgtgtgtgtgtgtgtgtgtgtgtgtgtttgagtgtgtgtgtgtgtgtgattctgtgtgtttatgtatgtgcgtgtgcgtgcgtatgtgtgtgtgattctgtatgtatgcatgcgcgtgtgtgtgattgtctgtgtgtgtgtgtgtgtgtgtgtgtgtgtgtgtgtgtgtgtgtgtgttcatcatacCCCCACAGTCCACCCACATCTCCCCATCCTTCTCGCAGAGTTTTTTCATTCGATGCACCAAAGATGGGGGATCTGGCATCCAGAAGCATTGCGGAGGCAGATGTGACGTCAACAAGGGTTTACGTCATCGCTGTCAATACTGTCGTTTCCAGCGCTGCCTTCAAATCGGCATGACGCGAAAAGgtagacttttttttccccccgaacaAACATTTACATGTTTTCCTTCCTGCCTCATATTGACAAAAATGAATGCCAAGAGATaactgaataaatagataaagacaaATAAGCAGCCCGAAAGTATTGTATAGTTGACTTTTAGTTGACTGTATTTTGCATTGTCTTGTACTGTAGACCACCGTGTTAAACTATGTTGTATGGTCTATAGATATAACTATGTGCGAGATCCTCAAGGAAAGCGCGGTTGCCACGGTACAGCGCCACCGGGTTTTCTTCTTAGCATATATGCTTTTATAACCCTTGTCTGTCAAAGTAGGTTATTCTATAGAAATCTGCCATTGACAATTGCCTTGGTGCCGCGAGTTCTTCTACTGTGCTGGATACCCGCCAAACAggcaatgaaagaaaaatgtgcctttcttcttctgtgttcttgggctgcaactctcacgttcactcgtatgtacacaagtgggcttttacggtgtatgaccgtttttaccccggcaagcagccagccatactccgctttcgggggtgtgcatgctgagtatgttattgtttccataagccaccgaacactgacatggattgcaggatctttaacgtgcgtatttgatcttctgcttgtgtatacacacgaagggggttcaggcactagcaggtctgcacataatatgttgacctgggagatcggaaaaatctcgaccctttacccaccaggcgccgttaccgagatttggacccgggaccctcagattaaaagtccaacgctttaataaccactcggctactgcgcccgtcaagtcCCTTTTGCTATCGGTGATGtacgtatgtatacatgcattatTGACAGGTCTGTGCTTTAACCTCTTGGCTGCAGAGTCTAGGTGAAGTGAGAACTGTGTGGCCTGAgcgtgtgtgaggtgtggttACCGGTACCACCTTTGGTGTGCTTGGTAATGACATCAAGgactttgctgaacaaaagcaatgcagtCCGAAGAGGAAGAAGTCTGGGCAAGGAAACGTGACTGACATTCTGCCCTGCTAGTATGCTCTGATTTATCccagggaggtgacagcccttctctcACGACTATTCGTCGGCAGCAGCCACGCGGTTAATGTTATGCTTTTTCACTTCACTAAGttactctcaaaccaggaggcaaaatcaaaattgcactggctcttagtgctgctgcatccttcgggggaggggtgagacgaggtggggggcggggggggggggggggggaggggggtagctggcctttgggaaccatcccaacgccgattatactaaaaactctcttggccgagagagtggggatataatttgggcaagacatttTCCACTATAATGAAATTCTAGGGTATCCAAGTCATGACCTGGgtacggcccggcccccttagagtgtaaggagttaagtgcctcttcttcttcttcttctgcgttcgtgggctgcaactcccacgttcactcgtatatacgcgagtgggcttttacgtgtatgaccgttttaaacccgccatgttggcagccatactccgctttcggggggagttaagggccgaaacacttgactgtgggggcttcttctctgaagaccttgtactgtccctagagtttctcatcactagcccagatagttgggacagcagttgcctcctctgctgttctgatggtcatagtcggacacgactgacaatcaagCTACTGAAGTAAGCGACGGGTGAGGTTTCCGCTTGCTGCGAAGCATGCActcatgtttgttgttgtcgggAAATGTATTATTTtgaagtgaaaaaccaacaacaaatctgtattgaaaatgtttgttattGCCAGACATCCCCCCAACTCCTTTTCAATTGACATTTGTCAATCCATTCtaatccaatgtgtgtgtgtgtgtgtgtgtgtgtgtgtgtgtgtgtgtgtgtgtgtgtgtgtgtgtgaatgcattgcacgtacgtgtatgtatgcgtacatgtgtgtgcgtgtatgtatgtatgtgtgtgtttccatgtatgtggggggagggggtgtatgcatgtgtacatgtgtgtgtgtgtgtgtgtgtgtgtgtgtgtgtgtgtgtgtgttgcagagaagCCAGAGACCGTGGTGGCGGAGGAAGGCCAGACACTATGCAGGGTGTGCGGTGACCTGGCCAACGGAATCCACTTCGGCGTATTCACCTGTGAAGGATGCAaggtgaataacacacacacacacacacacacacaatcacacacacacacacacacacacacacacacacacacacacacctacacacacacacacacacacacacacacacattaccacctCACCGCCAccagttcaacaacaacaacaacaacaaaacaggaccaTCTGCTCAGTTTTGTGAGTACTTCCAGCAACGACTACTCGccgcccacccctaccccacaccctccaacccccgcacacccacattcacactacatacacactcactatgTAGGTCTATGTCTGCATGACCCAgccatatgtctctgtctgtccacctgactgactgactgtccgcctgtctctccatctctcccctttcAATCCATCATCCTGTGTCAGTCCCACCATTTCCGCCTGTCAGAGTGTTCTTGACTTATAATAGTTCGGGCCATGACTCTCACATCAAATGGCCGTGGACTAAAGTACATACGCTCACGGAGAGAGACGGCATTGAAGATggattgtccacacacacacacacacacacacacacacacacacacacacattgtccacacacacacacacacacacacactgtccacacacaagacacacacacacacacttacacacactgtccacgcacacacacacacacacacacacattgtccacacacacacacacacacacacacacacacactgtccacacacaagacacacacacacacgcacacacactgtccacacacacacacacacacacacacacacacacacacttacacacacgtacacacactgtccacgcacacacacacacattgtccacacacacacacacacacacacacacacacacactcacacacactgtccacacacacacacacacacacacacacacacgcacacactgtccacacacacacacacacacacacacactgtccacacacaagacacacacacacacacacacacacacacacacacacacacacacacgcacacacactgtccacacacacacacacacacacactgtccacacacaagacacacacacacacacacacacacacacacacacacacacactcttacacacactgtccacacacacacacacacatacacacacacacacggtctgtgTTATGACCCTTTTGCACTGTCGACTCGCTGTGAACAGATCATGACCTTTGTTTTGAAAGCGGAGAGggccagacagagagaatgagggggggtAAAGATGGAGAAAGGAGGGGCCAGACggagagggagtaggggggacaaagagaggagaggggggaaaaaaaaggggggggggagttgcatacacacacacacacacacactaatatatgtatatatatatgtataggtaCTTAGGACCAACGTGGGCTAATGAGAGCTTTTTAACCatcacccaccccaaacaaaaacagttttataGGTTAATGTTTGCCATTCCATTTTGAAAATACAAAGACGTCTGGGCCTGGATCTAATATTTCTTCTATGATTGCATTACTTGCTTCAtccagtatatatgtatgtatgtatgtatactgtctgtatTATAACCCTTTTGCACTGACGACTCGCTGTGGTTGTTGGTAATCTATgtggctaaagagagagagagagagagaaaaccggacggacagagagagaaagacagtgacaaacaggggaaacagaaggaaagagacaggcggacagctgacgagacacacacagacgacccCACTGTCATATCATTTCAGAACAGACGGGACATGGAGACATTTGTGGAGAAATACGGCCAAGCTTTGAGAGCAGAAAGGTTATGTCGTGATGAGAGTTTTGTCCAGTCATGAAGCTGTAGCTGGAAGTCCGagaaaatacaaagacatcttgTCCGAGACAAGTCCGAATGTTTCCTCAGATGTTGAATAACTACAGTGAAAAGCTGCGGTCTCCGAGTTGGCGCGATGCCTCGAATCCGAATCCCCGATGttccaagttgttgtttttttaccctctcTCCGCTCTCCCGTTTGCTATACCTTCATTGGTGGTCTGTGTGTTATACTTTCcaatgaaatcagaaaaaaaactcaTATCCGACTGCAGCATGCTCGCAACCAATCTGCTTATTGAAGATTCCACGGGAACGAAGATtccgattaaaagaaaaaaaaaaaagactggtttTTGATGGATGAGTCAGTATACATACACAAAGGTATCTATGGACAGTGAAAAGCAGTAGTCAGTATAGATGGTTTTGCACTCTTGACAACTAGCGATTCTCACACAGGAACAGGTTTGTGAGTCGATTATAACACACGATACAACGTAACTCGATTCGACACGACGTATTAAAGAATGAAACAACACAAggctaatatctctctctctctctctctctctctctctctctctctctctcacacacacacacacacacacacacacacacacacacacacacactgcatacctcctcccccacaccgcacaccacaacactacacaacaaaacaaagacaccagCGGACAAGACACAAAACAGCAAATAAATCAAGAGACACTTAAACTGAAAATCGttttcctgcgtgtgtgtgtgtgtgtgtgtgtgtgtgtgtgtgtgtgtgtgtgtatgcatgtgtgtgtgtgtgtgtgtgtgtgtgtgcctttgtccgtgtttctgtctgtgcgtgtgtgagcagaAGTTCTTCAGGCGAACTCTTCAGGGAAGCAGGAGCTACGTGTGTCGCGGGAAAGGGTTGTGCTCCCTGAACCCCCGGAACCGGAACCACTGTCGCCAGTGTCGCTACCTCAAGTGCACTGTGGTCGGCATGTCCAGAGACGGTGAGTTgtattattgttttgtattgtattgtattactctcttttttgtgtcacaacagatttctctgctctccccagggagagcgcgtccctacactgatagcgccacccctttttttttcttttcttttttgttgttgttttgttgctgtttttttgttgttgttgtatttcttcctgcctctacttttttttatttgtttctcctatcgggAGCAGCACACACACTGGCTAGCCGTCGTAGCGCTTCCATGCACGTAAGTTCAAGTTAATGGCAGCACACAGATACGCACTGCCTGTGCTATGCACTCAGACGTCGAAGCGCTCTCGTATGCGTTCCTTCAAGATTTGgcagcacacagacacgcacagtgtgtggtgtggtggcctcAGTAGTGGTGATTCGGAAGGAGAAAACAAAGGGTACCACCTTCACatgccctggacacagcggatatgaattcactgtcccgaaggccgtaaaaggctatgtgaCCTTTACCCTAACAAGGTGGGACAGTACAGAagcttgtttgtttcagtttcttaaggaaacAAGGTGGGACAGTACACAAGCTTGTTTGTTTCAATTCCTTAAGGAAACAGGGTGGGACAGTACACAAGCTTGTTTCAATTCCTTAAGGAAGCAAGGTGGGACAGTACACAagcttgtttgtttcagtttcttaaggaaacAAGGTGGGACAGTACACAAgcttgtttcagtttcttaaggaagcAAGGTGGGACAGTACACAAgcttgtttgtttcactttcttaAGGAAACAAGGTGGGACAGTACACAAgcttgtttgtttcactttcttaAGGAAACAAGGTGGGACAGTACACAAgcttgtttgtttcactttcttGAGGAAACAAGGTGGGACAGTACACAAacttgtttcagtttcttaaggaaacAGGGTGGGACAGTACAGAagcttgtttgtttcagtttcttaaggaaacAAGGTGGGACAGTACacaagtttgtttgtttcagtttcttaaggaaacAAGGTGGGACAGTACACAAgcttgtttcagtttcttaaggaaacAAGGTGGGACAGTACACAagcttgtttgtttcagtttcttaaggaaacAAGGTGGGACAGTACACAagcttgtttgtttcagtttcttaaggaagcAAGGTGGGACAACACAagcttgtttgtttcagtttcttaaggaagcAAGGTGGGACAGTACACAAgcttgtttgtttcactttcttaAGGAAACAAGGTGGGACAGTACACAAgcttgtttgtttcactttcttaAGGAAACAAGGTGGGACAGTACACAAgcttgtttgtttcactttcttaAGGAAACAGGGTGGGACAGTACACAagcttgtttgtttcagtttcttaaggaaagAAGGTGGGACAGTACACAAgcatgtttgtttcagtttcttaaggaaacAGGGTGGGACAGTACACAAgcttgtttgtttcactttcttaAGGAAACAAGGTGGGACAGTACACAAgcttgtttgtttcactttcttaAGGAGGCCTCAGTGCGTTCCGAGAACTcgataaacgctacaccacatctgcttggcagatgcctgacaagcagtgtTACATAACAGttcagtcaggcctcgagtgcatgcatattattatattttttaatctatcagagtggatttcttttacataattttgccagaacacaacacacttgggttgctgtgggttctttttcagtgcgccaagtgcgttctcTACACggcacctcagtttatcgtctcagccaaattactagatgctcagtttgattttccagttaaacttaggagaaaggatgagacttggattcaaacccaggccctcaaggacactgtattggtagataagcgtcttaaccattcggccaccttcatCCTCAGAGTATGGTAAATAATCCACCAATATGTTCCCTATCTTGAGAAAGTGCGCTTTTATGAAAGTAGTaatcaaatcagaaaaaaatgtttcCAATCCATGACAGTTCTTAAATGTGATTTTAATTTTCCTTCGTTActttttcccttctcttcccaGAGTTTCAAAGATTTAATGGAGactttttgactcacctgtgtaaacaaagtgagtctatgttataacccggtgttcggctgtctgtgtgtctgtgtctgtgtgtctgtggtaaacttaaacattgccattttctcttgaaatactttgtctgccaataccaaattcggcttaaacatagtaggaaaaaaacttcacagtcataccaataatagtttgTACATCTCCCGAATTtaaccgtatttccgaatcattaatggTTAGTTCGTTGATGCCGGTTCTGGATTCCGAAAACATTGTTACCCTTTTCCTGCTGCTGGAACGTGGGCTATGTCTGGTAAGAAGatgccatgacctcgttttttctggttcacaattaaaagcaaagaaatacaaattctggacataacacatacagtgacactaactacattactgacgtgtttactgcatgtgaataTTCTAACgaggacactgaattaactagaatgaacataaaagaaaaaaattgaatcgactgttttACTGAGTTTAGATCAGCCTGGTCTAGACTGGTCTgagcagatcttgacaaaacatcttGCAAAGCCTggcgcgatggcaacgtctcctttaccaccgaattaaaaaaatttcttaaataatcaacgaggacactgaattaactagaatgaacataaaagaaaaaaattgaatcgactgttttACTGAGTTTAGATCAGCCTGGTCTAGACTGGTCTgagcagatcttgacaaaacatcttGCAAAGCCACCgagaaaagaatttcttaaataatcattgacgtgtttactgcatgtgaatgttttaaagtggatactgaactaactggaatgaacagaagagagaaactgAATGGACGGTGTAGTTGTTTTTCAGTGAGTGTAACTACTGAAGCATTTCGAACACGGATCTCGGCAGATCTAGAAAAAATGAacacatattgcagtgtgtttgaggcaatgggaacgtctcctttacctcggacttgaaagatattcttaaatgcccgagatatacaaaaatgatatgatttaaacggcgttatcactttGATTACTAttgtcgatttattccgctaaaagaacatgctcaaatactaatttttgaacgtcaataATGGACCCGCGTTAGCGCAGTGtataaaaccactcattctcaACCCGAATttccatggttcgaatctgcttcttttttttttcttttttttttttttctttttttactactCAGGAAACATAATAATCAATTTCATCGATGTATGGTCTGCTTGTcagcagactgactgacacattaTTGTTTGTCTTTAGTGTTCGGAGTATGTGACGGTATGTCAGAGCTTTGAATTAAAGTGGCCTGCTGTGTTTGTCGTTCATATGCCTGTAGTATTGTGTCATTTGCATAACTGCATTCGAATGCAAAGCAAACCATGCAGGGGATGATAAATGTAGCTCATGATTTTTCATTTCGTGGCAGCTATCAAAATAGGACGGCCAAAGAAATGCAGCGTCGGCACCCAGTGGCAGAGGTCCTCGCCTTTATGCCGTGTTCCCCTCCTGTCTGCCCTGGGCCAAACCCACTCTCCACATGCATCTGTCCTGGGCCAGAATCGTGTTGCACCAACATCTGCATCCGTCCAAAATCGAGTTGCACCAACATCTGTTTTGGACCAAAATCGAGTTGCACCAACATCTGTTTTGGACCAAAATCGAGTTGCACCAACATCTGTTTTGGACCAAAATCGAGTTGCACCAACATCTGTTTTTGGCCAATATCGTGCAGCACCAACATCCGTCCAGGGCCAAAGCCATTCTAACAATGTTCCCTATTCATCACCACGTCCTCCACTTCGTGACAGCTCAGAGGAATATCAACTTCCAACGTCAAACCACAGAGATGCTCATGTCAGAAGAAGGCGTGGCCCGATGAAACGATTTTTGACGAAAACGCGCTTCGTTCCTTGGTTCCTGTCTTGTCATAGGCGTTGGTCTTGCTCTTCTCAGAGGCGCTGGAAGAGGAAGGTCATTTTGAATGACTCCACGACACAGGGTCATGGGTCCATGGTCACGAATCCACCGCCCCTTGGTGTCGTTCGTCCACCAGGACGCTGCACGTCCCCTTTGGACTGCCCGGATGCCAAGTATTTCCTCATGCCCACGCCACGAGAGAAAAATGTTCAGATGGCGGCCAGTCACTCTGCTGAAGCGCGAGATCATTCGAGAACGCTGAACAGTACAGACTGGGCTGGTGCTTCAAGCGTCAATGCTCCGTTTGCTCAGGATTGTACACGTGTTGGTTCAGACTCAAGGAGTCTCCCTCAGTCTGACAACAGGAGCCAACAGTCTCTTCAGCCGTATCTGCCGTCAACACACGAATCCTCTTCAATGGAAGATCGAGGGGGAAGTCTGGCACCACCTCTCTCCTCAGTTCCTGCCAGTGAAGCTTTCACAGCATTTCAGCAGGCCAACATGCCCAGCGCTCAGCCACGAACGACAGTTTTCAGAGGGCTCCTATGCGGACATTGTTTTCCGTATCGTGAGCAGAGAAGCGACCAGGGCTCATTTCAAAATTCGGATCCCTGCATTCAGTTGAGCTCTCTCGGGCATTCAGAAGCCGCCGATAGTAAACGACATGTCCCAGCACTGCAGCGTTTGCACACCCCGATGCGCGGCACCACTCCTTTGAATGCAGACAGAGGTGAGCATCAGCACAACAACCAGGGCCTGGACCTTTGCCTTAAGAAATCTGATCGTGAACCGCCAGCGTTCACCGAGGAGGCGCTGACTGGAAATCGGCAGCAGTCAAACCAGCGTGACATTATGCGATCACTTATAGCTGACAGAAGGACCCAGCCTTCGAACACCATCAGTATGGAGTCGTTCTACGATACCATCGCTTCCAGATTAAACGCCAGCAGTGTAGATAATTTCTACGAGAGGAGTCCTCTAGACCTGTCCTGTTCAGAAAGGTCCAGACACAGTTCGTGTGGCTCAGCATGCAGTGAACAAGCAGAAGACATGCAGACGCCACGTGAAGAACCCGAGCTGAAGACTCGGGCACCATCACCAGGTGAGCAGTCACCGATCGGAAACAACACAGCGAACAGCCAGCAGCACTGTCAACGTCACCATGAGGATCAGCATCAGGGGTGGAGGCCTGACCTTCCACGACTTGCACCCACCAAACATTCACAGACCTCAAGTCTGGACCCAAAGCAGTCAAGTGCTGGACCGTTTATGGAACACAATGGAGGACAAAGTAGGAGAAAACTCCAGGCACAGAGACAGGTCTGCACTTGTCAGCTCTGCTCAGAACAGCAGCCTTTAGTGAGGCAGGTTGCTTGTTCCTGTCAGCTATGCTCAAAGCAGCAGCCATCAGCAAGGCTGCCTATGGAAGCTCAGATTTCACGCCCAGTCATACACAACGAAACGACTCCATCCAGCGAAGTCCCGGCCGTTAACAAGTGGCCGGGAAACAGAGTCATCCAAACGCTGCTGGCACTCGATGGGGAGGACCTGGACAAGATCAGGGAGGTTgtttcagggctgatcaccctGATGAAGCTGATGCAACACACGAGGGGAAGCCCCAACAGATCCCTCTCAGGCCGCCCCCGTGGGCAGGTGACGGAGTCCTTCTTGCGAAACACAGCCCACCATCTGCAGCAGATCCTGCGCGAGGTGCGTTCCCGTGTCGGCCGCAGTGCTGGCGAGGGCATTTCACG from the Babylonia areolata isolate BAREFJ2019XMU chromosome 21, ASM4173473v1, whole genome shotgun sequence genome contains:
- the LOC143296330 gene encoding uncharacterized protein LOC143296330 is translated as MTRKEKPETVVAEEGQTLCRVCGDLANGIHFGVFTCEGCKKFFRRTLQGSRSYVCRGKGLCSLNPRNRNHCRQCRYLKCTVVGMSRDAIKIGRPKKCSVGTQWQRSSPLCRVPLLSALGQTHSPHASVLGQNRVAPTSASVQNRVAPTSVLDQNRVAPTSVLDQNRVAPTSVLDQNRVAPTSVFGQYRAAPTSVQGQSHSNNVPYSSPRPPLRDSSEEYQLPTSNHRDAHVRRRRGPMKRFLTKTRFVPWFLSCHRRWSCSSQRRWKRKVILNDSTTQGHGSMVTNPPPLGVVRPPGRCTSPLDCPDAKYFLMPTPREKNVQMAASHSAEARDHSRTLNSTDWAGASSVNAPFAQDCTRVGSDSRSLPQSDNRSQQSLQPYLPSTHESSSMEDRGGSLAPPLSSVPASEAFTAFQQANMPSAQPRTTVFRGLLCGHCFPYREQRSDQGSFQNSDPCIQLSSLGHSEAADSKRHVPALQRLHTPMRGTTPLNADRGEHQHNNQGLDLCLKKSDREPPAFTEEALTGNRQQSNQRDIMRSLIADRRTQPSNTISMESFYDTIASRLNASSVDNFYERSPLDLSCSERSRHSSCGSACSEQAEDMQTPREEPELKTRAPSPGEQSPIGNNTANSQQHCQRHHEDQHQGWRPDLPRLAPTKHSQTSSLDPKQSSAGPFMEHNGGQSRRKLQAQRQVCTCQLCSEQQPLVRQVACSCQLCSKQQPSARLPMEAQISRPVIHNETTPSSEVPAVNKWPGNRVIQTLLALDGEDLDKIREVVSGLITLMKLMQHTRGSPNRSLSGRPRGQVTESFLRNTAHHLQQILREVRSRVGRSAGEGISREHVAGRV